Proteins from a single region of Rhodovibrio salinarum DSM 9154:
- a CDS encoding 3-deoxy-manno-octulosonate cytidylyltransferase: protein MHTAILIPARYESKRYPGKPLAELTGATGMAKTLIQRSWERARQVAGADHVVVATDDDRIAEHCRSFGADVAMTAPDCANGTERCAQAAVSLDPAPEVVVNFQGDALLTPPHVIDLLLQAMRADPDISVATPVVRCDATMLAAFEETRRQGRVGETSAVFDRQGRALYFSKEILPTRRTDAADLGTPVFQHMGIYAYRTEALTRYGDWPAGPLEMHEGLEQLRFLENGHRVQCCEVALGGAPVHELNNYDDKPRIEAVLRDLGIV from the coding sequence TTGCATACCGCGATCCTGATTCCCGCCCGCTACGAGTCCAAGCGCTACCCCGGCAAGCCGCTGGCCGAACTGACCGGTGCGACCGGTATGGCGAAAACGCTGATCCAGCGTAGCTGGGAGCGTGCGCGTCAGGTCGCCGGCGCCGACCACGTCGTGGTCGCCACCGACGACGACCGGATCGCTGAGCATTGTCGGAGCTTCGGGGCGGATGTGGCGATGACCGCACCGGACTGCGCCAACGGCACCGAACGTTGCGCGCAAGCGGCCGTCAGCCTCGACCCCGCGCCGGAGGTGGTGGTGAACTTCCAGGGCGACGCCCTGCTGACCCCGCCGCATGTGATCGATCTGCTGTTGCAGGCGATGCGCGCCGATCCCGATATTTCGGTCGCCACCCCGGTCGTGCGCTGCGATGCGACCATGCTGGCGGCGTTCGAGGAGACCCGTCGGCAGGGCCGGGTGGGGGAGACTTCGGCGGTGTTCGACCGGCAGGGACGGGCGCTCTATTTCTCCAAGGAGATCCTGCCCACACGCCGGACCGATGCGGCGGATCTCGGCACGCCGGTGTTCCAGCACATGGGCATCTACGCCTACCGCACGGAGGCGCTGACACGTTACGGCGACTGGCCGGCGGGGCCGCTGGAGATGCACGAGGGGTTGGAGCAGCTCCGCTTCCTGGAGAACGGGCACCGCGTGCAGTGTTGCGAGGTAGCGCTTGGCGGCGCGCCGGTGCACGAACTCAATAACTACGACGACAAGCCACGCATCGAAGCCGTGCTGCGCGACCTCGGTATCGTCTGA